From Fusarium oxysporum f. sp. lycopersici 4287 chromosome 10, whole genome shotgun sequence, the proteins below share one genomic window:
- a CDS encoding hypothetical protein (At least one base has a quality score < 10), with protein sequence MLSVPMRRLSSRELHPEQKLRIVTELRERDNVVAVTGDRVNDAPALRAADVGVAIVTGSDVAIEASDLVLLDRFDSIIDAMRLGRLVFQNLQKVISYLLPAGSWSEIWPVILNVWFGVPLPLSAFLMIIICVFTDLFLSLSLIMEKEEFDLLSLPPRNHKRDHLINAKIYTQAYLFTGFMETITAHSMFFFYMWKYAKMPVSELFFLFEGYTEGYRGYTAAELTKFNNTGQCVYFVTLVFLQWGNILAVRNRRLSIFQANPLSKAHRNPWLILSMLISLCIAIFVTEVPGIQNLFDTDVVLLQWQEYARPTVIQVPRGYSIPTNFAIFIFGFIFHLLFMWDAIRLRSTAQAMLACVVNAGFLPLAIFQRRDIEEAIDSLKTSTDANGDRLVNTDMDIWPVIGKILLVIPIIVAVCTLILPISAWYLKQYFSWQSYRNVGADARMRKIRITHHIFVMLAKMDIYFIVCFVLIFCFPVLGGMRNGGTYFIVNLVLLGVAVAIISASIMFSKSENRIGMCFSIAMYLAMLGYLLYLVIDAQLDSRRRSGGSINSFTAFGCMSVLSIFMTTIFAILCLRNFYGGLKEHLGKHEEAWDPHGSAKDFELHNDINFEYKSVPSVRDLDS encoded by the exons ATGTTGTCTGTGCCTATGAGGAGATTGTCTTCGCGCGAACTACACCCTGAGCAGAAACTGCGTATCGTTACTGAGCTTAGAGAGCGTGATAACGTTGTCGCTGTTACTGGCGATCGTGTCAACGATGCTCCCGCCCTTCGCGCCGCTGATGTTGGTGTCGCTATCGTCACAGGTAGCGACGTCGCCATTGAAGCTTCTGACCTTGTCCTCCTCGATCGCTTTGACTCCATCATCGACGCCATGCGCCTCGGTCGTCTCGTCTTCCAGAACCTCCAAAAGGTCATCTCATACCTCCTCCCCGCCGGTAGTTGGTCCGAGATCTGGCCCGTCATTCTCAACGTCTGGTTCGGTGTTCCCCTCCCCCTCAGCGCATTCCtcatgatcatcatctgTGTCTTCACCGATCTCTTCCTCAGtctctctctcatcatggagaaggaagaattcgatcttctctctcttcctcccCGCAACCACAAGCGCGATCACCTcatcaacgccaagatcTACACCCAAGCTTACCTCTTCACCGGTTTCATGGAGACCATCACCGCGCATTCCATGTTCTTCTTTTACATGTGGAAGTACGCCAAGATGCCCGTCTcagagctcttcttcctcttcgagGGTTACACTGAGGGATATCGCGGCTACACTGCGGCTGAGCTCACCAAGTTCAACAACACTGGACAGTGTGTCTACTTCGTCACTCTTGTCTTCCTCCAATGGGGCAACATCCTTGCCGTGCGAAACCGCCGCTTGAGTATTTTCCAAGCCAACCCTCTCAGCAAAGCTCACCGCAACCCATGGTTGATCCTCAGCATGCTAATCAGTTTGTGCATCGCCATCTTCGTCACCGAGGTCCCCGGCATTCAGAACCTCTTCGACACTGA TGTTGTCCTTTTACAATGGCAGGAATACGCTAGACCTACAGTAATCCAAGTCCCTCGAGGGTACAGCATTCCAACTAATTTTGCCATCTTTATTTTTGGCTTCATTTTCCATTTGTTATTCATGTGGGATGCCATCAGGTTAAGGAGTACAGCCCAAGCCATGCTCGCGTGCGTGGTCAACGCGGGCTTTTTACCCCTTGCCATTTTCCAGCGACGGGATATCGAGGAGGCTATCGATTCATTGAAGACCTCAACAGACGCTAACGGTGATCGTTTGGTCAATACTGACATGGATATTTGGCCCGTCATTGGCAAGATTCTACTGGTTATTCCTATCATTGTCGCCGTCTGCACCTTGATTCTACCTATCAGTGCTTGGTATCTGAAGCAATACTTCTCATGGCAGTCATATCGCAATGTAGGCGCAGATGCGAGGATGAGAAAGATTCGAATTACCCACCAT ATCTTTGTCATGCTCGCCAAAATGGACATTTACTTCATTGTCTGCTTTGTGCTGATTTTCTGCTTCCCCGTTCTCGGAGGGATGCGCAATGGGGGCACTTATTTCATAGTCAatctcgttcttcttggtgttgcagtcgccatcatctccgCGTCCATAATGTTCAGCAAGTCAGAGAACCGCATCGGCATGTGTTTCTCTATAGCCATGTATCTTGCAATGCTTGGCTACTTGCTTTACCTGGTAATAGATGCACAGTTGGACAGTAGGAGGAGGAGCGGAGGTTCAATCAACTCGTTCACCGCCTTCGGTTGCATGAGTGTTTTGAGCATCTTCATGACGACTATATTCGCCATATTATGCTTGAGAAACTTCTATGGAGGGTTGAAAGAACATCTGGGGAAGCACGAAGAAGCTTGGGATCCTCATGGAAGTGCCAAAGACTTTGAGCTTCATAACGATATAAATTTTGAGTATAAGAGCGTACCGAGCGTTCGAGACCTGGATAGCTGA
- a CDS encoding sodium/potassium-transporting ATPase subunit alpha (At least one base has a quality score < 10), translating into MSDPDIRGTKESDPEAQIQRITFQDGPERGREGDDAHRLGRTLSRSLSRRRSHSSSRSRIHPTSPYSGVQIEYRTLSIQVTEAKQVEPTEDTKAAAGQKTDEDYFSKLQYHELQTEQLCQQLNVDAGAGLSESSAATRLERDGKNTLPHPKTNYIKRTLKYIFGGFCSVLWIGAIIFFLCWQPLSNPPSNQNLSLAVLILIVIFLQAGFSAFQDWSTAKTMNAILDLLPSFAMVKRDGELKSLPTVGLVAGDVVHLKVGDKVPADLRIVSHSGDIRFDRSVLTGESDEIEGAVDATDANFLESRNIAFMGTTVMNGNGVGVVILTGGRTVMGRIATSTSGVKDSAALIQREITRFVMIIVCMCHIGASQAVVPEEKQAGTVALRDKCTLATLILTLMMVARRMKAVNVLPKGLSTVETLGCVNVICSDKTGTLTQNQMFVSSVAFVDKKFDSSDEFQHLLHGKDVSEPATALQRAALLCNDASFDPTTNHLLLHERTIQGNATDSAVFRFAAYGPSGR; encoded by the exons ATGTCTGATCCTGACATCCGTGGGACTAAGGAGTCTGATCCTGAGGCTCAGATCCAACGCATCACCTTCCAAGACGGTCCTGAGCGCGGCCGTGAAGGAGACGATGCACACCGCCTCGGCCGCACGCTCTCGCGCTCCCTATCCCGTCGCCGTTCGCACTCCAGCTCGCGAAGCCGTATCCATCCTACCTCCCCCTACTCAGGCGTTCAGATCGAATACCGCACCTTGTCCATCCAGGTCACCGAAGCGAAACAGGTCGAGCCCACCGAAGACACCAAAGCAGCGGCTGGACAAAAGACAGACGAGGACTACTTCTCGAAACTGCAGTACCATGAACTTCAGACGGAGCAGTTGTGTCAGCAGCTCaatgttgatgctggcgcTGGTCTGTCTGAGAGTTCTGCTGCGACGCGTCTTGAGCGCGATGGAAAGAATACGCTGCCTCATCCCAAGACGAATTACATCAAACGAACGCTCAAGTACATCTTTGGTGGTTTCTGTTCGGTTCTCTGGATCGGTGCAATCATCTTCTTTCTGTGCTGGCAGCCCCTCAGCAATCCTCCCTCGAACCAAAATCTATCCCTTGccgtcctcatcctcatcgtcatcttcctccaagctGGCTTCTCCGCCTTCCAGGATTGGTCTACAGCCAAGACCATGAATGCCATTCTCGACTTGCTTCCTTCCTTTGCAATGGTCAAGCGTGATGGCGAGCTCAAGAGTCTTCCTACTGTTGGTCTTGTCGCTGGTGATGTTGTTCATCTCAAGGTTGGCGACAAGGTTCCAGCTGATCTTCGAATCGTTAGCCACTCTGGTGACATTCGTTTTGATCGATCGGTCCTCACTGGAGAGTCTGATGAGATTGAGGGTGCTGTTGATGCAACTGATGCCAACTTCCTCGAGAGTCGCAACATTGCTTTCATGGGTACTACCGTTATGAACGGTAAcggtgttggtgttgttatCCTCACTGGTGGCCGCACAGTCATGGGTCGTATCGCCACTTCAACCTCTGGCGTCAAGGACTCAGCTGCCCTCATCCAGCGCGAGATCACTCGCTTCGTCATGATCATCGTCTGCATGTGTCATATTGGTGCATCACAGGCGGTCGTGCCAGAGGAGAAG CAGGCGGGAACGGTTGCACTGCGAGACAAATGCACGCTGGCGACTTTGATCCTTACACTCATGATGGTCGCTCGTCGCATGAAGGCAGTCAATGTCTTGCCTAAGGGTCTATCAACTGTTGAGACACTCGGTTGTGTGAACGTCATCTGCTCTGACAAGACTGGTACCCTTACACAAAATCAGATGTTTGTTAGCTCAGTTGCTTTTGTGGACAAGAAGTTTGACTCTTCGGATGAGTTCCAGCACTTGCTTCATGGTAAGGACGTCAGTGAGCCTGCCACTGCTCTTCAACGTGCCGCCCTTCTCTGCAACGATGCTTCCTTCGACCCTACCACCAACCACCTTCTCCTCCATGAGCGTACCATCCAAGGTAACGCCACTGACAGCGCTGTCTTCCGTTTCGCTGCCTATGGCCCTTCAGGGCGATAG